The genomic interval TAGGGCGATTGATTTCTCACTTCCTTCCACCTCCGTCAATGTGCTTGTTTAATCGCTAACTCGCCTGCCCAGGTTGTTTATACTGCCATCTACGTGGCCCCTCTCTACATCTCGCCTGCCAGCCGTCCATCACCAACGCTGTCGAGAGACGACCCTGTCGTCATTCGCACGCGCATCAGATCTGTCCTGTTCTCTACTGCATCATGCTCCGCCCTGACTTACATCATCCTGGCCCGTCTACCTGACGGTACCCTACCTTATGGACCACTTCATGCTATGGGATACTGGCCCATCGGCATACTCGAGTCCGCATTATGCCTTCTCCTTACGGCAATCCTGTTTGCTGGTCCGCTGTACGAGACTCTTCTCATAGACGGCCTTTGGGAAGACTGGCACGGTCTTGGCCCCATTGTCCGTATCTGGACCCAGTTGACAACCTGGCGGAACATTGTCATGGTAAGTTGCATCAAGGAAGCCCCAGACGTATCATTTGCTCCATTTCTAGGGATGCTAATGCGATACCAAGGGACCTTTGACTGAGGAAATGCTGTTCCGCTCTGCCTCTGTTCCGTTGATGCTCTGCGCTCGCATGTCATTGACACAAACCGTCTTCTTGTCTCCCGTCATCTTCGGCTTTGCTCATGTTCATCACTTTTATGAGTTCCGCATCTCCCACCCCAAGGTGCCTCTGGTCGCCGCAGTGGCACGCTCAATTCTGCAGTTCAGTTACAC from Colletotrichum lupini chromosome 2, complete sequence carries:
- a CDS encoding CAAX amino terminal protease, with the protein product MSRHISGNAVAPVVFTMTSSNNPDSLSGTSLPGTAPPFIQPLTACAMLVVYTAIYVAPLYISPASRPSPTLSRDDPVVIRTRIRSVLFSTASCSALTYIILARLPDGTLPYGPLHAMGYWPIGILESALCLLLTAILFAGPLYETLLIDGLWEDWHGLGPIVRIWTQLTTWRNIVMGPLTEEMLFRSASVPLMLCARMSLTQTVFLSPVIFGFAHVHHFYEFRISHPKVPLVAAVARSILQFSYTSLFGAYATFLFLRAGSLLAIVLVHAFCNVMGLPRFWGAVEPYWHVSGHYAPADSRKWTVIYYVLLFVGAITWWRSLLPLTQTSASLFPQGF